In the genome of Perca fluviatilis chromosome 4, GENO_Pfluv_1.0, whole genome shotgun sequence, one region contains:
- the LOC120557774 gene encoding urocortin-3-like, with the protein MRSVRVCFCLALLLPWCVQSQRSRPTLAKLDEDTQREVLAVDILNRSGVLNSLLRSEHHTVLRRERAPRPASQVPKRAPQGSRFALSLDVPTSILSVLIDLAKNQDMRTKAAANAELMARIGKRK; encoded by the coding sequence ATGagaagtgtgcgtgtgtgtttctgcctGGCTCTGCTGCTGCCTTGGTGTGTCCAGAGCCAGAGGAGCCGTCCAACTCTTGCTAAACTTGACGAAGACACACAGAGGGAGGTGTTGGCTGTGGACATCCTAAACCGCAGCGGTGTGTTGAATTCATTGCTCCGATCAGAACATCACACTGTGCTTCGGCGAGAACGAGCCCCGCGCCCAGCCTCCCAGGTGCCAAAAAGAGCCCCGCAGGGGTCCCGCTTCGCCCTCTCCCTTGATGTTCCCACCAGCATCCTTAGTGTCCTCATAGACCTGGCCAAGAACCAGGACATGAGAACCAAGGCAGCAGCCAATGCAGAATTGATGGCACGAATAGGCAAGAGGAAATAA